The Stratiformator vulcanicus genome has a segment encoding these proteins:
- a CDS encoding DUF1501 domain-containing protein produces MNNQKTQIASPIANHLRLENRRQFFGRSACGLGTAALASLLGPTVADTASGKETSRDTSTGGLHHAPKAKRAIYLFMSGAPSQIDTFDYKPKLRDMFDEDLPQSVIMGQRLTTMTSGQDRLPIAPSKYDFRQCGDNGTRVSELLPNIGKMVDDIAIVRSVWTEAINHDPAITYIQTGSQIPGRASLGAWLSYGLGSLNANLPTFVVLNSTWSAKRDAQALYSRLWGSGFLPSKHQGVALRSQGDPVLYLSNPPGVDRELRRVMLDGVGELNRKLYDEVGDPETQTRISQYEMAFRMQASVPELTDLSTEPESTFDLYGPEAKTPGTFAYNCVLARRMMERDVRFVQIFHRGWDQHNSLPRDLPLQCGDIDRPSYALVQDLKQRGLLEETLVVWGGEFGRTTYCQGKLTAKTYGRDHHPRCFSTWMAGGGIRGGVVHGETDDFSYNITQDPVHINDLNATILNQLGIDHRKLSFKYQGLDQRLTGVEPARVVKEILS; encoded by the coding sequence ATGAACAATCAAAAAACACAAATTGCCTCGCCAATTGCGAACCATCTCCGGCTGGAAAACCGTCGGCAGTTCTTCGGCCGCTCCGCCTGCGGTCTCGGTACCGCGGCTCTCGCGAGCCTATTGGGGCCAACCGTTGCCGATACTGCTTCCGGCAAAGAGACCAGTCGCGATACATCGACCGGCGGCTTGCACCATGCACCGAAGGCGAAGCGGGCGATCTATCTCTTCATGTCGGGAGCCCCGTCGCAGATCGATACTTTCGACTACAAGCCGAAATTACGGGACATGTTCGACGAGGACCTGCCTCAGTCGGTCATCATGGGGCAACGATTGACGACCATGACGTCGGGTCAGGATCGTCTGCCCATCGCACCGTCGAAGTACGACTTTCGACAATGCGGCGACAACGGCACGCGAGTGAGCGAACTGCTGCCGAACATCGGCAAGATGGTCGACGATATCGCGATCGTGCGCTCGGTCTGGACCGAAGCAATCAACCACGATCCGGCGATCACCTATATCCAGACCGGCAGTCAGATTCCCGGCCGGGCGAGCCTCGGTGCGTGGCTCAGCTACGGGCTTGGAAGCCTGAATGCCAACCTGCCGACGTTCGTCGTCCTGAATTCGACCTGGTCCGCCAAACGGGACGCCCAAGCGCTTTACTCGCGTTTGTGGGGCAGTGGCTTTCTGCCGTCGAAACATCAGGGCGTCGCCCTTCGCTCTCAAGGCGACCCGGTACTCTACCTCTCCAACCCACCGGGAGTTGATCGCGAATTGAGGCGGGTCATGCTCGACGGTGTCGGCGAGCTCAATCGCAAACTCTATGACGAAGTCGGCGATCCGGAAACGCAGACCCGTATTTCGCAGTACGAGATGGCCTTTCGCATGCAGGCTTCGGTCCCCGAATTGACCGACCTCTCGACCGAGCCGGAGTCGACCTTCGATCTGTATGGCCCGGAGGCGAAGACGCCCGGGACATTCGCGTACAACTGCGTGCTCGCCCGCCGCATGATGGAGCGGGATGTCCGCTTCGTGCAGATTTTCCACCGTGGCTGGGATCAGCACAATTCGCTGCCGCGCGATCTTCCGCTGCAATGCGGCGACATCGACCGGCCCTCCTACGCTTTAGTGCAGGACCTCAAACAGCGGGGGCTCCTCGAAGAGACTCTCGTCGTCTGGGGAGGCGAATTCGGCCGCACCACCTACTGCCAAGGCAAGCTGACCGCGAAGACCTACGGTCGCGACCATCACCCGCGGTGCTTCTCCACCTGGATGGCGGGAGGTGGCATCCGCGGCGGAGTCGTCCACGGCGAGACCGACGACTTCTCGTACAACATCACGCAAGACCCAGTCCACATCAACGATTTGAACGCCACGATCCTGAATCAATTGGGCATCGATCACCGAAAACTAAGCTTTAAGTATCAGGGGCTTGACCAACGCCTCACCGGAGTCGAGCCGGCCCGGGTCGTCAAAGAAATTCTGTCATGA
- a CDS encoding PQQ-binding-like beta-propeller repeat protein, whose product MESNNDSGRRQEPMGENSKQSPNDDPLTPAQGVERDLTAKRELTANKGAKAAQPLELAKKKFRWKPGAIIFLFGAAVLATIWFAGDWLFDSDTTVRGFALVVAGSTVCFALLLWWLFRSGLTWKSRIVGLLLVAGVLAGLKYSVRIEQFDGAMIPARVAWAWTPTAEQRAMAHFDEVGKRITESKTFELVVDGNDWPQFRGPRRDGDVRDVMLDPDWKMNPPKELWRHPVGLGWGSFAVVDDLAFTQEQRGPEEVVVAYESETGRQVWTYRVESRFTEAVGGDGPRATPTFDRGELFTLGAEGHLCCLDATNGREKWSRNILEDAAAPESEDPVENIEWGMAGSPLVTDDAVFVNPGGEQGRGVIRYDRATGEIVWANGNARASYTAPRIETLRGVEQLLIFDGAGISSFDPADGTLLWEYPWVNMPKVNAIQPIVSEDGTQVFISCSYGIGSALLNVAVEGGEWVVEPDYETSRLKIKFSDAIFRDGFLYAFDEAILACHDFETGQREWKKGRYGYGQVIAIGDHLLVQQEDPGDLALVAINPDKFEEVATFPALSGKTWNNPAFANGRLYCRNSEEAVCFELTVIDQSPEAAEELPELGEE is encoded by the coding sequence ATGGAATCAAACAACGATTCGGGTCGGCGGCAGGAACCGATGGGCGAAAACAGCAAGCAGTCCCCAAATGATGATCCACTCACTCCCGCGCAGGGGGTTGAAAGAGATTTGACGGCCAAAAGAGAATTGACGGCCAACAAAGGTGCGAAGGCAGCTCAGCCTTTGGAGCTGGCGAAGAAGAAATTCCGCTGGAAGCCCGGCGCAATCATCTTCTTGTTTGGGGCGGCCGTCCTCGCCACGATCTGGTTTGCCGGCGATTGGCTTTTCGACAGTGATACGACAGTACGCGGCTTCGCGCTCGTCGTGGCGGGCTCGACTGTCTGCTTCGCGCTCTTGTTGTGGTGGCTGTTCCGATCCGGATTGACGTGGAAATCACGGATCGTCGGGCTCCTATTGGTCGCGGGGGTCCTGGCCGGGCTGAAATACTCAGTACGGATTGAACAGTTCGACGGTGCGATGATCCCGGCGCGAGTGGCTTGGGCGTGGACTCCGACGGCAGAACAACGCGCGATGGCTCACTTTGACGAAGTGGGAAAACGCATTACCGAAAGCAAGACCTTCGAACTCGTCGTCGACGGGAACGACTGGCCGCAATTTCGTGGACCGCGAAGAGATGGCGACGTTCGGGACGTTATGCTTGACCCCGATTGGAAGATGAATCCTCCGAAGGAATTGTGGCGTCATCCGGTCGGCCTGGGCTGGGGGTCCTTCGCGGTCGTGGACGATCTGGCGTTCACGCAGGAGCAACGAGGGCCGGAAGAGGTTGTCGTCGCGTACGAGTCGGAGACCGGCCGGCAGGTGTGGACCTACCGGGTCGAGTCTCGTTTCACCGAAGCGGTGGGAGGAGATGGGCCGCGTGCGACGCCGACGTTTGATCGTGGAGAGCTTTTCACGTTGGGAGCCGAAGGGCACTTATGCTGTCTCGACGCCACGAACGGTCGGGAGAAGTGGAGCCGCAATATCCTCGAAGACGCCGCCGCTCCCGAGTCGGAAGACCCGGTCGAAAATATCGAGTGGGGAATGGCGGGCAGTCCCCTTGTGACGGACGACGCCGTCTTCGTGAATCCCGGCGGCGAGCAGGGACGTGGCGTCATTCGCTACGATCGAGCGACGGGGGAAATCGTCTGGGCAAACGGCAACGCCCGGGCGAGCTATACCGCGCCGAGGATCGAGACGCTCAGGGGCGTTGAGCAACTCTTGATTTTCGACGGAGCGGGGATCAGCTCATTCGATCCGGCTGACGGGACGCTCCTTTGGGAATATCCGTGGGTCAATATGCCGAAGGTCAATGCGATCCAACCGATCGTGTCCGAAGACGGAACTCAGGTTTTCATCAGTTGCAGCTACGGGATCGGCAGTGCTTTGCTGAATGTCGCGGTGGAAGGCGGTGAGTGGGTCGTTGAGCCGGACTATGAAACGTCTCGGCTCAAAATCAAATTCAGTGATGCGATTTTCCGCGACGGTTTTCTGTACGCATTCGACGAAGCGATCCTCGCCTGTCACGACTTCGAAACGGGTCAACGCGAGTGGAAGAAGGGCCGCTACGGATACGGGCAGGTGATTGCCATCGGTGACCACCTGCTCGTCCAGCAGGAGGACCCGGGCGACTTGGCACTCGTGGCGATCAATCCGGACAAGTTTGAAGAGGTTGCGACCTTCCCCGCCCTGTCGGGAAAGACCTGGAACAATCCGGCTTTCGCCAACGGTCGGCTTTATTGCCGGAACTCGGAGGAAGCCGTCTGCTTTGAGTTGACCGTCATTGACCAATCGCCGGAAGCGGCGGAGGAACTACCCGAACTCGGCGAAGAATAA
- a CDS encoding thiol-disulfide oxidoreductase DCC family protein, giving the protein MTPIATSSPDTTPASTEPVKNDGRPIVFFDGVCGMCNRFVDFLLRHDGKGQFLFAPLQGETAKAIVPDEWRERLKSVVYRDEEGLHRHSGAVVRMLCRLGGGWALLGYAMWVIPAPIRDLGYAGVAAVRYRLFGKKESCRMPKPAERERFLD; this is encoded by the coding sequence ATGACGCCGATTGCGACCTCTTCGCCAGACACGACTCCCGCGAGTACGGAACCCGTCAAGAATGACGGGCGTCCGATCGTTTTTTTCGACGGGGTCTGCGGCATGTGCAATCGATTCGTGGACTTTTTGCTGCGTCATGACGGCAAGGGCCAATTCTTGTTCGCACCGTTGCAAGGCGAGACGGCGAAAGCGATTGTTCCTGACGAATGGCGAGAACGTCTCAAGAGCGTTGTGTACCGCGATGAAGAGGGCCTGCATCGACACAGTGGAGCCGTCGTCCGAATGTTGTGCCGTCTCGGTGGCGGTTGGGCGTTGCTGGGCTATGCGATGTGGGTGATTCCGGCCCCGATTCGAGATCTCGGTTATGCCGGTGTCGCCGCCGTGCGGTATCGACTATTCGGGAAAAAGGAGTCGTGCCGAATGCCGAAACCAGCGGAGCGTGAGCGGTTCTTGGACTGA
- a CDS encoding AMP-binding protein gives MSAPDTATTFDVPICQFIRQCKSAGSELKVADSTGTEVSGSRLLIGAIAFARLLRRRHLDANEKTVGVMLPPSAGGAIVNAALALDQRAAVNLNYTLSEEDVAYCVREAKISHVIVSRKFLEKRPMKFEVPLIYVEDLRKEIGSIDKVIAASISKLPPSLIEKVFKLDAISPDDLLTIIFTSGSTGEPKGVMLSHRNVAANLKSIGKLVHLYPEDVMLGVLPFFHAFGYTATMWWPLCLTTKGIYHYNPLDARTVGELCKKYRGTFLVATPTFLRSYQKRCSPEQLGTLEVVIVGAEKLPAELRESFSAKFGVEPSEGYGATELAPVASCNIPDHRAIDNSRTATKHGTVGRPLPGQSAKIVDPESFNDRGQDEEGLLMLSGENVMRGYWNRDEKTAEVIRDGWYVTGDFARIDDEGYIHITGRQSRFSKIGGEMVPHLRIEEELSRLCGDCDEGNLKVAVTAVPDPKKGERIIVLHTGLDRPVEEILKELEQAGLPNLWLPGRDSFYEVEAIPVLGSGKLDLKALKQTAMDKSGQSVTAQSA, from the coding sequence ATGAGCGCTCCTGATACCGCCACGACGTTCGACGTTCCCATCTGTCAGTTCATTCGGCAGTGCAAATCAGCAGGCTCCGAACTCAAAGTAGCCGACTCCACCGGAACGGAAGTCTCGGGCTCCAGACTGTTAATCGGAGCGATTGCGTTCGCCCGACTGCTGCGACGGCGTCATCTCGATGCGAACGAGAAGACGGTGGGCGTGATGCTGCCTCCCTCAGCCGGAGGAGCGATCGTCAACGCCGCCCTCGCCCTGGATCAACGAGCCGCGGTCAACCTGAACTACACGCTGTCCGAAGAGGACGTGGCCTATTGCGTCCGAGAAGCGAAGATCAGTCACGTGATCGTAAGTCGAAAGTTTCTCGAAAAGCGGCCGATGAAATTCGAGGTGCCGCTCATTTACGTGGAGGACCTCCGCAAAGAAATTGGATCGATCGACAAAGTGATTGCCGCGTCGATTTCGAAACTCCCACCGTCGTTGATCGAAAAGGTCTTCAAACTCGACGCCATCTCCCCTGATGATCTATTGACGATCATTTTTACCTCCGGCTCAACCGGAGAACCCAAGGGAGTCATGCTCTCTCACCGCAACGTTGCGGCCAACCTGAAATCGATCGGCAAGCTTGTTCACCTTTATCCCGAAGACGTGATGCTCGGCGTCCTGCCGTTCTTTCACGCGTTCGGATACACAGCCACAATGTGGTGGCCGCTCTGCCTGACGACCAAGGGCATTTATCATTACAACCCGCTCGACGCCCGCACCGTTGGGGAACTTTGTAAGAAATATCGCGGGACGTTCCTCGTCGCGACTCCGACATTCCTGCGGTCGTATCAGAAGAGGTGCAGCCCCGAACAACTCGGCACGTTGGAAGTCGTGATCGTCGGGGCAGAGAAATTGCCTGCCGAGCTGCGCGAAAGCTTTTCCGCAAAATTCGGCGTCGAACCCTCCGAAGGCTACGGCGCAACCGAACTGGCCCCGGTCGCATCGTGCAACATTCCGGACCATCGGGCGATCGACAATTCCCGTACCGCTACGAAGCATGGCACTGTCGGGCGACCTCTTCCCGGTCAATCGGCGAAAATTGTTGACCCTGAGTCGTTCAACGACCGTGGTCAGGACGAGGAAGGGCTGCTGATGCTCAGCGGCGAGAATGTGATGCGAGGGTACTGGAATCGCGACGAAAAAACTGCCGAGGTGATTCGAGACGGATGGTACGTCACTGGTGATTTTGCCCGGATCGACGATGAAGGCTACATCCACATCACCGGCCGTCAGAGCCGGTTCTCCAAAATTGGCGGCGAAATGGTTCCTCACCTCCGTATCGAAGAGGAACTCTCCCGTTTGTGCGGCGATTGCGATGAAGGAAATTTGAAAGTCGCCGTGACCGCCGTCCCTGATCCGAAAAAGGGCGAGCGTATCATCGTGCTGCATACGGGATTGGATCGCCCCGTCGAGGAGATTCTCAAAGAGTTGGAACAAGCGGGACTCCCGAACCTTTGGTTGCCCGGCCGTGACTCTTTCTACGAAGTCGAAGCCATTCCGGTCCTCGGCTCGGGCAAATTGGACCTGAAAGCACTCAAGCAAACGGCGATGGATAAGTCGGGACAGTCGGTCACAGCCCAATCTGCCTAA